The nucleotide window TTTGATAAGTATCATATTGATGGGATTCGAGTTGATGCAGTCGCTTCAATGCTTTATCTAGATTATGAACGAGAGCCCGGTCAATGGATGACTAATCCCTATGGAGGACGGGAAAATTTAGACGCGGTAGAATTTTTACGTCAGTTAAATCACGCCATCTTTAATTATTATCCTGGGGTTCTTTCTATTGCTGAAGAATCCACCACTTGGGAAGGAGTTTCACGACCCGTAGATGCCGGCGGATTAGGCTTTAATTTCAAATGGAATATGGGTTGGATGAACGATACTTTAAGAGTATTTCAGGTTAATTCTTCTGACCGTTCTAACGTTTACAATACTATTACTTTTAGTATTTGGTATGCTTTCACAGAAAACTTTATGCTAGCCCTTTCTCATGATGAAGTCGTTCATGGTAAAGGTCATTTATTCCAAAAAATTCCCGGAGATCATCCCCATAAATTAGCTAATTTACGCTTACTCTTTGCCTATATGTTTACCCATCCAGGTAAAAAAACTTTATTTATGGGAATGGAGTTGGGTCAAACCAGAGAATGGAATGTCAATGGGGATCTAGACTGGTGGTTATTAGAACAAGACCCTCATCAAAAATTGCAACAATTAGTGCAATATCTCAATTATCTCTATCAAAATGAGCCGGCACTTTATAGCGATGATTTTACTAATGATGGGTTTGAATGGATAGACTGTCACGATCACGCTAGAGGGTTAATCTCTTATCTGCGGAAAGATAAATATTCCGGGGAAACAATCATCACAGTTTGTAATTTTAAACCTAATGCTTATCATAACTACTGGGTAGGAGTTCGTCATCCGGGTACTTATATTCAATTACTTAATACTGATTCCCAAGTTTATGGAGGTAATGGATTAGAAAATCCCTTGAAAATTCAAACCCGTCAATGGAATTCCCACCCTTGGCCTTATGCACTTGAAGTCAATGTCCCTCCTGTAAGCTGTTGTGCATTTAAACTGGGTATTATGAGCTATTGAAACAAACCCTAAAACCTTTCCCCGCAACCCCATTCCCCTTTTCCCTACACCAGACCTCAATGAGTAATTTACGCATCGTAACAGCTTATCGGCTTTAATTTTTAAACTGGGAGACACTCGGATCTTTCGGCATCGTGGGGAAAAATGTTAATTTGGATACAAAATACTATTTGGTGGGATGGGAGCGCGGATCAAAACTTAAGGACGCGGATTGTCAAGGGGCTGTGGTCGGAACAAGTTCCGACCTTTAAACGCCCCGTCGTCGCACGGACAATCCTCTGAGCGTCCGTATCTCTTTCTCATTAAAATCATCCCCGCGCCTAACCGGGACTTTTATCAGGGCTGTTTTAACTGTATTATAAAATAAATCTCTAGCTGGCATACATCAATTAAATTTAGTTTGCCACTACTTATACCATAAAGTGATCGCTTTCGAGATAATTAAGAAGGTGCGTTACATTTCATGCTTCGCACCCTACAAGCTCAGGCGATCGCACTACAAGATCGGTGATCGCAATAAAAAGTAGGGTGGGTTAGCACTTCTCGTAGCCCACCAAATTTAATCATAAAAAAGGTACGTTACATCTAATTAACGTACCCTACAAGTTAAATATTTGTTAAATATTTCTTGAGTAAATTACTGTGATACTTGAATGTTAACCTCTGCGGACCCATTGTTAAAAAACATAATTCTTTTAGTAAACCCACAATTGTAAGTTACACTATGGTCAACAGTCTCTCTAAGAATTTGTTCTATTTTCTCGATACATTCCCCCCCCTTAAACTTAATAAGTGCTGATAAAACATCCGAGTTATTGTAAACAACAGTAAATGATGGTATTTCTGGATTTAAGATCACTTCTTGATGTCTATAGGGTGGAAGCTTAAAGGTCGAGGGAGATGGTGTGGTTTGGGCAAAAGCACTACCATCTAGAGTCCCGCCATTAATTACTGCCGAACATAAACAAAATCCTAAAACACTAAATACACGCTTCATTTTATTTTTATTCTCCTTATCAAAAATTGAATTTAGTAATTTTTTTTCCCATATTTAAGACGTTTTTATGGATCAATCTGGGAATTTTTCGACTTATGGCTCTTTTTGCGCCTTAAAAATCCTTAATTAATCTTTAAAAGTCTTCTTGTTCTTACCTTTGAGCCTCTGCAAAACCTTCTCCACTTCCCCACGAGCCGGATACAATAACTGCTGAGTCAAAGCGCTTTGATATGCCTGTATTGCTTCCTTCTTGCCCAACCCTAGCAGAGCTAACCCTAACCAGTAATCCGCCGCAGCCGGGTTAAAAGTCCTTAATTCCTGACATCCCTGACAAGCCGCTTCCCACCATTTCTTACTGGTTTTAGCATCACAGAGCGCTTTGTAACTCTCTCCCAACCACACCGCAGCAGGTACAGATAGCTGATAACCCCCGACGGGTAAAAGCACCCATCCTTTCAAGAGCGCCTCCACCGCTTCCTGGTGTTTTCCTGCCTTAGCCAACACCCGCCCATGACGAAACCAAGCATCAGCTAACTGGGGTTGTAATTCCGTCCCTTGTTGAGAAACCTGACACCCTCGTTCAAACTCTTGAAAATGTTCTACTAATACCCGTCCGGCAGTCGCCCAAACACTCCATAGCTCAGGAAAACGTTTCAACATCTCCTCAACTATGGAAGCAAGAGTTATCTTACTCCCCTCTCCAAAAATAAAAGATGTTCCGCTTTCCCCCCTCCTCGCAGGAGGGGGTAGGGGGAGGTGGAGAGGGGTAGGGGGAGAGGTCACAAAGGGTAAAATTTCACACAACCCCCGATAAATCTCACAATCATCGGGATAGAGATGATAAGCTTTCTCCATCATCAGCGCCGCCTTGTGATAGTCACCTGTGTCAAACAAACAGCGCCCATAGAAATACCAACCATAAGGATGCTGAGGGTGTTCGGCGGTAAACTTGGCTAAGACCTCTACACCTTGCCGCCAATCCCCCCGTAAAATATGATAATAGGCCAGGGAATTATAAGCCCCAACTCCATCAGGAGTCAGTCGCAGTAGAGAAGTAATCATTTTTTTAGTCTGTTTACCCTCCTCACCAGAAACCAATCTCATCTGACAGCACTGAGCTATTTGCCGTTGCAGTACCCGAAAATCATCTCCAGCTATGACTATAAGCCTGTTTAAGCGCCCTCTAGCCGCACTTATATCCCCCACCTCCAAGAGCGCGTCATAGCTGTAAATCAAGGCCATAACATCATCTGGGTTAATGGTCAAAACCTGCTCCAAAGCACTGAGAGTACCAAGGGGACTTTCTCTACCCTGATGTACCTGTGCCAAAGCTAACCAGTGAACGACTTTTTTAGGTTCTAAACTCGTGGCTAAATTAAAAGCAGTAATTGCCTCCTGACTCTCCCCTGTGCAAAGAGCAATTAATCCTTTTATATGATGCTGAGTCCCATCATTTTCAGACAACAATAAAGCTTGTTCATAGATTTCTCTTGCCTCTTTTTTGAGTCCCATTAGCTGCAAGATTTTCCCCAATTGTAGTCGCACATTAATTAATTGAGGTTGTCGTTCAATTACTTGATAATATTCTGTAACTGCTTGTTGCCAGTTTCCCATCTCATAAAGTAAATTAGCCAATTCTAATCTTTTTTTCCATCCTTGGGGATATTTCTCGACATACTTACTTAAAGTGATGAGTTTTTGCTGTTGTCTAGCTAGCTTTTCTGAGACAATTAAGTTAGCATTCATCTCCACCCCAGAGAATTGGCTGAACTGTACCAAGGATGTGGCAGTGTTTCCAGACATATTACTGTTACTTTATAGTTAATTTCTTCTTGTTGGCTCTTTGTGGGTATGGTTTCATCAAATTGAAACTTTTCTCCCAGAGGAATATCCTTTTTTAAGAATGGTGAAAGGGGATCTAGAGAAGTGTTATCTTCCCCGGCAAGATACTTCTTTAATTGCTTTTTTAAAATCCGTCGTGCCTTGTAAATACGTTGACGAGCATTTTCTTCAGAAAGGGCGAGTTGTTTAGCGACATCTTGATAGGGTTTATCATAGTAACAGGATAAAATAAAAGGAACACGCAGTTTATTAGGTAATGATTCAATTAAGTGCCCCAGATATGCTCGCATTTCCTGATTCAACATATTAGTTTCAGGAATGCCTACCTCAGACCTAAATGCTGTATCATCTGCCAATTGAAGCTCATCAATATTATCTATATTTTGGGCTTCTCGTTTACGTTTTCGATGTATATCCATACAAAAGTTATAAATAATTCGAGACAACCAACTTTTTGGATAGATAATTTTGTTGGCAGATTTTTCCCACTTATTCCAGGCTTTTAGCATTACTTGATTCAGGACATCTTCGGCATCATGAGAATTCCCTCCCATCCACCGTAGGCAAAGCTTATAAAAATAATCTCGCTCTGATTCCCATATTGGCCAAAAATCTCGCTCAGGTTTTTGATCTCCGGTTATGATCTGGCTTGATTTTGGCAATACATTTCCGATTTCTACATCTGATAAAGAGAACACAAGTTCTTGCTTTGGGGTCGCTGGTATAATTGAGTTACTGTTGACCATTTAACTGCTAAGGAATAAAATAATTGACCACAAATGGAAAATATGAACATAGATAATTACTGCTGCCAATAATACTTAACTTTTCAATTCAAGAGTTCAGGTAAATTCAGGACTTAAAAACTCAGGTAAATTCAGGTAAATTCAGGTCTTAAAATCTTAGTTAAATTCAGGTCTTCAAAAAGGTAAACCTATGGTAAAATCAATGATCAATGTTTCACCGAGTAATTAAAGCTGATTTCAGAGGGCGTTGCTGGCGATCGCTACCCCCATCTGGTCTTATTTCCCATCAAAGAAGACATATTTTAGCTTTTTTGTCAATGGGTAACGCCATAAATTTACATGACCTAAGCTAGTAAAGAAAGTTTTAGGAAAAGTTGTATAGCAGTAGAAATATAGATTAGGACATTCTCAGAGGTTGCATCGATAAAGAATGTCTCCTGTAATAAAGGTTTTGCCCGCCCCCTACAAACTGTTAACTGTTCACTCTCCCTAAAAAAAGCGATCGCTTTCCAGATAACTCAATAACTGAGAAGGTGCTAACAATTACATTAACGCACCCTACAAGATCGGCGATCGCACTAAAGTAGAGTAAAAATAGGATGAAATGCCCTCGAATTTGCCAAGCAAAAG belongs to Gloeothece citriformis PCC 7424 and includes:
- a CDS encoding tetratricopeptide repeat protein, yielding MSGNTATSLVQFSQFSGVEMNANLIVSEKLARQQQKLITLSKYVEKYPQGWKKRLELANLLYEMGNWQQAVTEYYQVIERQPQLINVRLQLGKILQLMGLKKEAREIYEQALLLSENDGTQHHIKGLIALCTGESQEAITAFNLATSLEPKKVVHWLALAQVHQGRESPLGTLSALEQVLTINPDDVMALIYSYDALLEVGDISAARGRLNRLIVIAGDDFRVLQRQIAQCCQMRLVSGEEGKQTKKMITSLLRLTPDGVGAYNSLAYYHILRGDWRQGVEVLAKFTAEHPQHPYGWYFYGRCLFDTGDYHKAALMMEKAYHLYPDDCEIYRGLCEILPFVTSPPTPLHLPLPPPARRGESGTSFIFGEGSKITLASIVEEMLKRFPELWSVWATAGRVLVEHFQEFERGCQVSQQGTELQPQLADAWFRHGRVLAKAGKHQEAVEALLKGWVLLPVGGYQLSVPAAVWLGESYKALCDAKTSKKWWEAACQGCQELRTFNPAAADYWLGLALLGLGKKEAIQAYQSALTQQLLYPARGEVEKVLQRLKGKNKKTFKD
- the glgB gene encoding 1,4-alpha-glucan branching protein GlgB, giving the protein MAQSELIQYSLFSDLDFYLFGEGKHYQIYEKLGAHPVEFEGVTGTYFALWAPKAVAISVVGDFNDWKLDHHPMKRNQMGIWELFIPSVSIGEKYKFAIKNHQQHSIFKTDPYGYQQELRPATASIVTDLSYDWGDRDWLNHRHHSNPHTQPISVYEVHLGSWLHQSWETPPENGVAVSVPHKPGARFLTYRELADKLIPYVKKMGYTHIELLPITEHPFDGSWGYQVVGYFAPTSRYGTPQDFMYFVDQCHQNNIGVILDWVPGHFPKDEHGLALFDGTHLYEYADPRMGEHKGWGTLVFNYSRHEVRNFLISSAVFWFDKYHIDGIRVDAVASMLYLDYEREPGQWMTNPYGGRENLDAVEFLRQLNHAIFNYYPGVLSIAEESTTWEGVSRPVDAGGLGFNFKWNMGWMNDTLRVFQVNSSDRSNVYNTITFSIWYAFTENFMLALSHDEVVHGKGHLFQKIPGDHPHKLANLRLLFAYMFTHPGKKTLFMGMELGQTREWNVNGDLDWWLLEQDPHQKLQQLVQYLNYLYQNEPALYSDDFTNDGFEWIDCHDHARGLISYLRKDKYSGETIITVCNFKPNAYHNYWVGVRHPGTYIQLLNTDSQVYGGNGLENPLKIQTRQWNSHPWPYALEVNVPPVSCCAFKLGIMSY
- a CDS encoding RNA polymerase sigma factor, with translation MFSLSDVEIGNVLPKSSQIITGDQKPERDFWPIWESERDYFYKLCLRWMGGNSHDAEDVLNQVMLKAWNKWEKSANKIIYPKSWLSRIIYNFCMDIHRKRKREAQNIDNIDELQLADDTAFRSEVGIPETNMLNQEMRAYLGHLIESLPNKLRVPFILSCYYDKPYQDVAKQLALSEENARQRIYKARRILKKQLKKYLAGEDNTSLDPLSPFLKKDIPLGEKFQFDETIPTKSQQEEINYKVTVICLETLPHPWYSSANSLGWR